Proteins encoded by one window of Streptococcus sanguinis:
- the sstT gene encoding serine/threonine transporter SstT, with translation MVHRFITIWNKTNLIKRISIGIGIGVLLAVIFPQAQAIGLLGQIFVGGLKAIAPLLVFALVANALSQQQKGQKSNMKTVILLYLLGTFAAALVAVLVNFFFPIRIELASSSQKVSPPDGIGQVLSNLLLQLVDNPVNALITANYIGILSWAVIFGIAMREASHHSKELLQTLADITSKIVEWIINLAPLGILGLVYTTISGKGFQALKSYGVLLLALIASMLIVVLIINPLITFIMLRKNPYPLVWRCLRVSGVTAFFTRSSAANIPVNMKLCRDLGLNPETFSVSIPLGATINMAGAAITINTLTLAAVNTLGIRVDFGTALVLSVVAAISACGASGVAGGSLLLIPVACSLFGISNDLAMQVVSVGFVIGVIQDSCETALNSSTDVLFTAVAEMSSWPKEKRY, from the coding sequence ATGGTCCATCGCTTCATCACTATTTGGAATAAAACCAATCTAATCAAGCGGATTTCCATTGGTATTGGCATTGGTGTCCTGCTGGCTGTCATCTTCCCCCAAGCACAGGCCATTGGACTTCTGGGCCAAATCTTCGTTGGCGGCCTCAAGGCCATTGCTCCGCTCCTAGTCTTCGCTCTGGTGGCAAACGCCCTGTCTCAACAGCAGAAAGGGCAAAAGAGCAATATGAAGACAGTCATCTTGCTCTATCTTCTGGGAACCTTTGCGGCTGCCCTGGTCGCGGTTCTGGTCAACTTCTTCTTTCCCATTCGCATAGAGTTGGCTTCGTCCTCCCAAAAGGTTTCTCCGCCAGACGGAATCGGACAAGTCCTCAGCAATCTTCTGCTTCAGCTGGTGGACAATCCCGTCAACGCACTCATCACCGCTAACTATATCGGTATCCTTTCCTGGGCTGTCATCTTTGGGATTGCCATGCGAGAAGCTAGCCACCACAGCAAGGAACTGCTGCAGACCTTGGCAGATATCACTTCTAAGATTGTCGAGTGGATTATCAATCTAGCCCCTCTCGGTATTCTAGGCCTGGTCTACACGACCATTTCCGGGAAAGGCTTCCAGGCTCTAAAAAGCTATGGTGTCCTGCTGCTAGCCTTGATAGCCAGCATGCTGATTGTCGTTCTGATTATCAATCCTTTGATTACCTTTATCATGCTGCGGAAAAATCCCTATCCCTTGGTCTGGCGCTGTTTGCGAGTCAGTGGTGTGACTGCCTTTTTCACGCGCAGCTCAGCGGCTAACATCCCTGTCAATATGAAGCTTTGTCGGGATCTGGGACTCAATCCAGAAACCTTCTCAGTTTCTATCCCTCTGGGAGCCACTATCAACATGGCAGGGGCTGCTATTACGATCAATACCCTGACCTTGGCTGCTGTCAACACGCTAGGTATCAGGGTTGACTTTGGAACGGCTCTCGTTCTCAGTGTCGTAGCGGCAATTTCTGCTTGCGGGGCTTCCGGCGTAGCTGGCGGTTCTCTTTTGCTCATTCCAGTCGCCTGCAGCCTCTTTGGGATTTCCAATGATTTGGCCATGCAGGTAGTCAGCGTCGGCTTCGTTATCGGTGTCATTCAGGACTCCTGCGAGACCGCCCTCAACTCTTCTACTGACGTTCTCTTTACAGCTGTGGCCGAGATGAGCAGCTGGCCAAAAGAAAAACGCTATTAA
- the trxA gene encoding thioredoxin, whose amino-acid sequence MVAAVTDATFAEETKDGLVLIDFWATWCGPCRMQAPILEQLAGEVHEDELKILKMDVDENPNTAREFGIMSIPTLLFKKDGQVVKQVAGVHTKDQLKAIIAGLS is encoded by the coding sequence ATGGTAGCAGCAGTTACAGATGCAACATTCGCAGAAGAAACAAAAGATGGATTGGTTCTGATTGACTTTTGGGCAACTTGGTGCGGTCCATGCCGCATGCAGGCGCCTATCTTGGAGCAGTTGGCAGGAGAAGTTCATGAGGACGAACTGAAAATCCTCAAAATGGATGTGGATGAAAATCCAAATACTGCCCGCGAATTTGGCATTATGTCCATTCCGACCCTTTTGTTCAAGAAAGACGGTCAAGTCGTTAAGCAAGTCGCAGGTGTTCACACCAAAGACCAGCTCAAGGCTATTATTGCCGGATTAAGCTAA
- the gdhA gene encoding NADP-specific glutamate dehydrogenase, with the protein MTTAKEYIQSTFETVKARNGHEAEFLQAVEEFLNTLEPVFEKHPEYIEENILARITEPERVISFRVPWVDREGNVQVNRGYRVQFNSAVGPYKGGLRFHPTVNQGILKFLGFEQIFKNVLTGLPIGGGKGGSDFNPKGKTDAEVMRFCQSFMTELQKHIGPSLDVPAGDIGVGGREIGYLYGQYKRLNQFDAGVLTGKPLGFGGSLIRPEATGYGLVYYTEEMLKANGQSFAGKKVVISGSGNVAQYALQKATELGATVISVSDSNGYVIDENGIDFDLLVDVKEKRRARLTEYAAEKATATYHEGSVWTYAEKYDIALPCATQNEINGEAAKRLVAQGVICVSEGANMPSNLDAIAVYKENGIFYGPAKAANAGGVAVSALEMSQNSLRMSWTREEVDGRLKDIMTNIFNTAKATAETYGLGTDYLAGANIAAFENVANAMIAQGIV; encoded by the coding sequence ATGACAACTGCTAAAGAATATATCCAAAGCACTTTCGAGACCGTAAAAGCCCGCAACGGACACGAGGCAGAATTCCTCCAAGCTGTTGAAGAGTTTCTCAATACTCTGGAGCCCGTTTTCGAAAAACACCCAGAATACATTGAAGAAAACATCCTAGCACGTATTACTGAGCCTGAACGTGTAATCAGCTTCCGTGTTCCTTGGGTAGACCGCGAAGGTAACGTACAAGTCAACCGCGGTTACCGCGTGCAATTTAACTCAGCAGTTGGTCCTTATAAAGGCGGACTTCGTTTCCACCCAACTGTAAACCAAGGTATCTTGAAATTCCTCGGATTTGAGCAAATCTTTAAAAACGTCTTGACTGGCCTGCCAATCGGCGGTGGTAAAGGTGGATCTGACTTTAATCCCAAAGGTAAGACTGATGCTGAAGTGATGCGCTTCTGCCAAAGCTTTATGACAGAATTGCAAAAGCACATCGGCCCATCTCTTGACGTTCCAGCTGGTGATATCGGTGTCGGCGGACGTGAAATCGGATACCTCTATGGCCAATACAAACGCCTTAACCAATTCGACGCTGGTGTCTTGACTGGTAAACCCCTTGGATTTGGTGGTAGCTTGATTCGCCCAGAAGCAACTGGTTACGGCTTGGTTTACTACACAGAAGAAATGCTCAAGGCTAACGGCCAAAGCTTTGCTGGCAAAAAAGTGGTTATTTCCGGTTCTGGTAACGTAGCCCAATACGCTCTTCAAAAAGCAACTGAGCTTGGTGCAACTGTTATCTCTGTATCTGACTCAAACGGTTATGTGATCGATGAAAACGGTATTGACTTTGATCTTTTGGTTGATGTTAAAGAAAAACGCCGTGCTCGTTTGACTGAGTATGCTGCTGAAAAAGCAACTGCTACTTACCATGAAGGTTCTGTCTGGACTTACGCTGAGAAATATGACATCGCTCTGCCATGTGCGACACAAAATGAAATCAATGGCGAAGCTGCCAAACGTTTGGTTGCTCAAGGCGTTATCTGTGTATCTGAAGGTGCCAACATGCCGAGCAATCTGGATGCTATCGCAGTCTACAAAGAGAACGGTATCTTCTACGGACCTGCCAAAGCTGCCAATGCTGGTGGTGTAGCAGTATCCGCTCTGGAAATGAGCCAAAACAGCCTTCGTATGTCATGGACTCGCGAAGAAGTTGACGGCCGTCTCAAAGACATCATGACAAATATCTTCAACACAGCTAAAGCAACTGCTGAAACATACGGACTTGGTACTGACTACCTTGCAGGAGCAAATATCGCCGCCTTCGAAAACGTAGCAAACGCTATGATTGCGCAAGGTATTGTTTAA
- a CDS encoding DUF2268 domain-containing protein, with product MKINMIRSDKVYQEMLELPVEKREGCFRAKILAPFATKYQTQHIPLKAKYPGGFDSLFLLGFMNQLPSTLSEKDRPAIDALSSDQLWQNCQDTIKRSIGLFEQAGYDLEVEDYHFTILLGNPEKPMLQLNKGYSGDGGIPGYLMLSLLPNDYTLPRVQAALAHECNHNVRFQFIKWNQQTTLADWVVSEGLAESFAAELYSKELIGPWVTSTSSEQLEEIKPIISSQLQLTGMAEMAPYLYGDEIAEIQGQIPVGMPYAAGYAYGYYLIQAYLKKTGKSIIEATVTPTEEILEATKDFWK from the coding sequence ATGAAAATCAATATGATTCGTTCGGATAAAGTTTATCAAGAGATGCTCGAGCTGCCTGTAGAAAAGAGAGAAGGTTGTTTTCGAGCTAAGATTTTAGCACCTTTTGCAACAAAATATCAAACTCAACACATTCCTCTGAAAGCGAAGTATCCCGGAGGATTTGATTCTCTTTTCCTACTTGGCTTTATGAATCAGCTACCCAGTACTCTGTCAGAAAAGGATAGACCGGCTATTGATGCTCTGAGCTCTGATCAACTCTGGCAAAATTGTCAAGATACCATCAAGAGGAGTATCGGTCTTTTTGAGCAAGCTGGCTATGACTTAGAGGTTGAGGATTACCATTTTACTATTTTATTAGGAAATCCTGAAAAACCCATGCTACAGCTCAATAAGGGTTACAGCGGAGATGGAGGAATTCCAGGCTACCTCATGCTTAGCCTGCTACCGAATGACTATACTTTGCCACGTGTACAGGCGGCGCTAGCCCACGAGTGCAATCATAATGTCCGCTTCCAATTTATCAAATGGAACCAGCAGACGACATTGGCAGACTGGGTAGTTAGTGAAGGATTGGCAGAGTCTTTTGCAGCTGAACTCTATAGCAAGGAGCTCATCGGACCTTGGGTCACTTCGACTAGTTCCGAGCAGTTAGAAGAGATTAAGCCCATCATCTCAAGTCAGCTTCAGCTAACGGGGATGGCGGAAATGGCTCCTTATCTATACGGTGATGAAATCGCTGAGATACAGGGTCAAATTCCAGTTGGTATGCCCTATGCTGCAGGCTATGCTTATGGCTATTATCTGATACAAGCCTATCTGAAAAAGACTGGCAAGAGCATTATTGAGGCCACAGTAACACCGACAGAAGAAATTTTAGAGGCGACTAAAGACTTTTGGAAATGA
- a CDS encoding EXLDI protein, with translation MHYKRIELKVTNQGIHERKIFQGVKIFSRSKLSKDQKSILTQKLYLTPKQNIIYYQRTDVNYDQNWHHKKDYYELTYGQLDRETVFKVCQDFDELSPFLENELLEKLKEKQSAGKFFEKLDI, from the coding sequence ATGCATTATAAAAGAATAGAATTGAAAGTCACAAATCAAGGTATCCATGAGCGCAAGATTTTTCAAGGTGTTAAAATTTTCAGCCGCAGTAAGCTGTCCAAAGATCAGAAAAGCATTCTGACGCAGAAGCTTTACCTGACACCGAAGCAAAACATTATTTACTATCAACGGACAGATGTCAACTATGACCAGAACTGGCATCATAAGAAGGATTATTATGAACTAACTTATGGCCAGTTGGACAGAGAGACTGTTTTTAAGGTTTGCCAAGATTTTGACGAGCTAAGCCCTTTTCTGGAGAATGAGCTGCTTGAGAAGCTAAAAGAAAAGCAGTCAGCAGGCAAATTTTTTGAAAAATTAGATATATAA
- a CDS encoding GNAT family N-acetyltransferase produces the protein MNLRPMEVRDNPAVAQLIRASLEEFGLDKPGTVYFDSHLDHLADYYQQQERAAYFVLEDEGQLVGCGGFAPVSDKIAELQKLYVTKNSRGKGYSSRLIKQIFQEARLASYEQLYLETTTELATAVAVYQHYGFTSLQQPLSNAAGHPAMNIWMIKSLSSDE, from the coding sequence ATGAACTTGCGGCCAATGGAAGTGAGAGACAATCCAGCTGTAGCGCAGCTCATTCGAGCTAGCCTAGAAGAATTCGGGCTTGACAAACCAGGAACTGTCTACTTTGATTCTCATCTAGATCATTTGGCCGACTATTATCAACAGCAAGAGAGGGCAGCTTACTTTGTTCTGGAAGATGAAGGTCAACTCGTTGGCTGTGGTGGCTTTGCACCTGTGTCTGATAAGATTGCCGAATTACAAAAACTGTATGTCACTAAAAACAGTCGTGGCAAGGGGTATTCCAGTCGGCTGATAAAGCAGATATTCCAGGAAGCCCGTCTAGCAAGTTATGAACAGCTTTATCTAGAAACCACTACTGAACTGGCTACAGCCGTGGCCGTCTATCAACACTATGGTTTTACATCACTGCAACAACCACTTTCTAACGCTGCCGGCCACCCAGCTATGAATATCTGGATGATAAAATCCCTCTCATCAGATGAATAG
- a CDS encoding alanine/glycine:cation symporter family protein has product MLEILNQLDSFVWGPPLLILLVGTGIYLSLRLGLLQIFRLPRAFRLIFVSDEEHQGDVSSFAALCTALAATVGTGNIIGVATAIKTGGPGALFWMWVAAFFGMATKYAEGLLAIKYRRKDAHGAMAGGPMHYILLGMGEKWRPLAIFFAIAGILVALLGIGTFTQVNSITEAMQNTIQLPPAVTASILAILVALVIFSGIQSIARVSTKVVPFMAAIYILGTVTVLAVNLDRLLPTLQLVFSSAFSQTAAVGGFAGATIQMAIQNGVARGVFSNESGLGSAPIAAAAARTKEPVEQGLISMTGTFIDTLIICSLTGLTILITGVWDGNLNGVSLTQAAFARVFANFGPVLLSVFLVLFAFTTILGWNYYGERCFEFLFGVRYIRVYRLLFVLMIVLGGFVGLEAVWILADIVNALMALPNLIALLVLSPIVISETKKYFAKHRKN; this is encoded by the coding sequence ATGTTGGAAATATTGAATCAATTAGATTCTTTTGTTTGGGGTCCGCCCCTGCTCATTTTGCTGGTTGGTACCGGTATTTATCTCAGTCTGCGTCTGGGCTTGCTGCAGATTTTTCGTCTTCCGCGTGCCTTTCGATTAATCTTTGTATCAGACGAGGAGCATCAGGGCGATGTCTCTAGCTTTGCGGCTCTCTGTACGGCTCTGGCTGCGACTGTGGGAACGGGAAATATCATCGGAGTGGCAACGGCCATTAAAACCGGTGGACCGGGTGCCCTCTTCTGGATGTGGGTAGCTGCTTTCTTTGGGATGGCGACGAAGTATGCCGAAGGCCTCTTAGCTATCAAGTACCGCCGCAAGGATGCTCATGGTGCTATGGCGGGCGGACCCATGCACTATATCTTACTAGGAATGGGCGAGAAGTGGCGCCCGCTGGCCATCTTTTTTGCGATAGCTGGTATCTTGGTGGCTCTCCTGGGGATTGGGACCTTTACGCAGGTCAATTCCATCACAGAGGCCATGCAGAATACCATTCAGCTGCCTCCAGCTGTGACAGCTTCTATCTTGGCTATTTTGGTGGCTCTGGTTATTTTCAGTGGCATCCAATCTATTGCTCGAGTATCGACCAAGGTTGTGCCCTTTATGGCAGCGATTTATATCTTGGGGACTGTGACTGTTTTAGCGGTCAATCTAGATCGATTGCTGCCAACTCTCCAACTGGTCTTTAGCTCAGCATTTAGCCAGACGGCTGCTGTCGGTGGCTTTGCCGGTGCGACCATCCAGATGGCAATTCAAAACGGGGTCGCGCGTGGAGTTTTCTCCAATGAATCTGGTTTGGGATCAGCGCCCATTGCAGCGGCGGCAGCTCGGACTAAGGAACCGGTAGAACAGGGCTTGATTTCTATGACCGGAACCTTCATAGACACCCTGATTATCTGTAGCCTGACAGGATTGACGATTTTAATCACAGGGGTCTGGGATGGCAATCTCAACGGTGTGTCCCTGACTCAGGCAGCCTTTGCGAGGGTTTTTGCTAATTTTGGTCCGGTTCTGCTTTCAGTCTTTCTAGTTCTGTTTGCCTTTACGACTATCTTGGGCTGGAATTACTATGGTGAGCGCTGTTTTGAATTTCTCTTTGGGGTGCGCTATATCCGCGTTTATCGCTTGCTATTTGTCCTTATGATTGTACTCGGTGGCTTTGTGGGTCTAGAGGCGGTTTGGATTCTTGCAGATATTGTCAATGCCCTCATGGCCTTGCCAAACTTAATCGCTCTTCTGGTGCTTTCTCCTATTGTTATCAGTGAAACAAAGAAATACTTTGCCAAGCATCGAAAGAACTAA
- a CDS encoding mechanosensitive ion channel family protein, whose protein sequence is MSKTGNVFSRYIQQFDWSKIADDLFSKLVSLLLLFILFYIVKKILHLSVTKIIAPSLKLSKQDVARQKTITRLIENLLNYVLYFLLIYWVLSILGLPVSSLLAGAGIAGVAIGMGAQGFLSDLVNGFFILLERQLDVGDNVRLTNGPINIAGTVISVGIRTTQVRDADGTLHFVPNRNIMVVSNLSRGDMRVLIDIPIYAQTDLDEIYRIIAKVNEEAVPEHPEILKEPNILGPQMASNGQFNFRISMIVQGGMQISIYHIFYRLYHEALLREGIELPTLGPLSKGK, encoded by the coding sequence ATGTCTAAGACCGGAAATGTCTTTTCCCGTTATATCCAGCAGTTTGACTGGAGCAAGATTGCAGATGACCTTTTTTCCAAGCTGGTCTCTTTACTTCTGCTTTTTATCTTATTTTACATCGTTAAGAAAATCCTGCATTTGTCAGTGACCAAGATCATTGCTCCCTCTCTCAAGCTATCCAAGCAGGATGTAGCCAGACAGAAAACCATTACCCGTCTCATTGAGAATCTGCTTAATTATGTCTTGTATTTCCTCTTGATTTACTGGGTTTTATCCATCTTGGGACTGCCGGTTTCCAGCCTTTTAGCTGGTGCCGGAATTGCCGGGGTGGCCATCGGGATGGGAGCCCAGGGCTTCTTGTCGGATCTGGTCAATGGCTTCTTTATTCTTCTCGAGCGACAGTTAGATGTCGGTGACAATGTCCGCCTGACTAACGGCCCTATCAACATCGCTGGAACAGTAATCAGTGTCGGGATTCGGACGACGCAGGTACGGGACGCGGACGGAACGCTTCATTTTGTGCCCAACCGCAATATCATGGTTGTCAGTAATCTGTCTCGTGGAGATATGCGGGTCCTGATTGATATCCCCATTTATGCCCAGACGGATTTGGACGAGATTTACCGCATCATTGCCAAGGTCAATGAAGAAGCCGTGCCAGAACATCCAGAGATTCTTAAAGAGCCGAATATCTTGGGGCCGCAGATGGCTTCAAATGGCCAGTTCAACTTCCGTATCAGCATGATAGTGCAGGGAGGCATGCAGATTTCTATTTACCATATCTTCTACCGTCTTTACCATGAGGCGCTTTTACGAGAGGGGATTGAGCTCCCAACGCTTGGGCCTCTTTCAAAAGGCAAGTAA
- a CDS encoding C69 family dipeptidase, which translates to MRLKHVSDSCTTILVGKKASYDGSTIVARTEDSQNGVFTPKKFVVVEPQDQPRHYQSVLTSFEMDLPDNPVRYTAVPDAVPKDGIWGAAGINSYNVAVSATETITTNSRVLGADPLVESGISEEDILTLVLPYIKTAREGVLRLGKILEEYGTYESNGIAISDVNEIWWLETIGGHHWMARRVPDDAYVTNPNQLGSDYFEFDNPEHFLCHPNLQNFIKENHLNLNYSDEGFNPRYAFGSQKDKDRHYNTPRAWDIQRFLNPEVEQDPRSFFIPWCRKPYRKITIEDVKYVLSSHYQDSPYDPYGAEGDHHSRRAFRTIGINRTSQTAILQLRPNQPQETTGIQWLSYGSMPYNTAVPFFTQVSTTPDYFANTTDKVSTDSFYWANRLIAGLADAHFSSHVGDLDDYQEKTMAWGHEMIGRVDQALAKGEDVDFEAENQAMSDKVQEATDQLLEKVLLDASNLMINHFSLSD; encoded by the coding sequence ATGAGATTAAAACACGTATCAGATTCCTGCACGACTATTTTGGTGGGCAAGAAGGCCAGTTACGACGGTTCAACCATTGTGGCTCGTACGGAGGATTCACAAAACGGGGTCTTTACACCCAAGAAATTTGTCGTAGTGGAGCCACAAGACCAGCCCCGTCATTATCAGTCTGTTTTGACGTCTTTTGAGATGGATTTGCCGGACAATCCAGTCCGCTATACGGCAGTGCCAGATGCAGTTCCCAAAGATGGGATTTGGGGAGCTGCTGGGATTAACAGCTACAATGTTGCTGTCAGCGCAACGGAAACGATTACGACCAACAGCCGCGTACTGGGGGCTGACCCTTTGGTAGAGTCAGGTATCAGCGAGGAAGATATCCTTACGCTGGTTCTTCCCTATATCAAGACAGCTCGCGAAGGGGTTCTTCGTCTAGGGAAAATCCTAGAGGAGTACGGCACTTATGAGTCCAATGGGATTGCAATCTCAGATGTCAACGAAATCTGGTGGCTGGAAACCATTGGCGGCCACCATTGGATGGCGCGGCGCGTGCCGGATGATGCCTATGTGACCAATCCCAATCAGCTGGGCAGCGATTATTTTGAATTTGACAATCCTGAGCACTTCCTCTGTCATCCAAATCTCCAAAACTTTATCAAGGAAAACCATCTCAATCTGAATTACTCGGACGAGGGTTTCAATCCACGCTATGCTTTTGGCAGCCAGAAGGATAAGGACCGTCATTACAATACACCGCGTGCTTGGGATATCCAGCGTTTTCTCAATCCAGAAGTGGAGCAAGATCCAAGGAGCTTCTTCATCCCATGGTGCCGCAAGCCATACCGCAAGATCACGATCGAAGATGTCAAGTATGTCCTGAGCAGTCACTATCAGGATTCACCTTATGATCCTTACGGAGCAGAGGGGGACCACCACAGCAGACGGGCCTTTCGGACTATTGGGATCAATCGGACCAGTCAGACAGCCATCTTGCAGCTGCGCCCTAATCAACCGCAGGAAACGACTGGTATCCAATGGCTATCCTACGGCTCCATGCCTTACAATACAGCCGTTCCTTTCTTTACTCAAGTCTCAACAACGCCAGACTACTTTGCCAATACGACGGACAAGGTTTCGACAGATTCTTTCTACTGGGCTAATCGACTCATTGCTGGGTTGGCTGATGCTCATTTTAGCAGTCATGTCGGAGACTTGGATGACTATCAGGAAAAGACCATGGCTTGGGGCCATGAAATGATTGGTCGGGTAGACCAAGCTCTGGCTAAGGGGGAGGATGTGGACTTTGAAGCTGAAAATCAAGCCATGAGCGACAAGGTGCAAGAAGCGACAGACCAGCTCTTGGAGAAAGTACTCTTGGATGCCAGCAATCTCATGATTAACCATTTCTCACTGAGCGACTAA
- a CDS encoding DUF4352 domain-containing protein, whose translation MNQRIQQEIVSEDNLVYRLKRPLHKQGLFWAALVSGIIIFLLALLSILLVITTIGLMEENDHLKSLTGYHNSPLETYSSHAFEKTVEFSSGLKVTVHSAVEDSKRVMSDESTGVAVVATITVENTSKKPILVSPYDFGLYDKKENVYILDGSTFDNTQIGTNLAPGKSIRFDLVFDGEGGDEDTYTVTYENAKWQKEKSKPKQEKKKEQ comes from the coding sequence ATGAATCAGCGAATTCAGCAGGAGATTGTCAGTGAGGACAATCTTGTTTACCGTTTAAAACGTCCTCTCCACAAGCAGGGTCTCTTTTGGGCAGCTCTAGTGTCTGGTATTATCATCTTTCTTCTGGCCTTGCTCAGCATTCTCCTCGTCATTACTACGATTGGCCTTATGGAGGAAAATGACCATCTCAAGTCTCTCACAGGCTACCATAACTCGCCTTTAGAGACCTATTCCAGCCATGCTTTTGAGAAAACAGTTGAATTTTCCAGCGGACTCAAGGTGACAGTTCATTCGGCAGTGGAAGATAGCAAGAGAGTCATGAGCGATGAGTCAACAGGGGTAGCTGTCGTTGCGACTATCACGGTTGAAAATACTTCTAAAAAGCCCATTCTTGTCAGTCCTTATGACTTTGGACTTTATGACAAGAAGGAAAATGTTTATATTTTGGACGGCTCAACCTTTGACAATACACAAATCGGCACCAATCTAGCGCCAGGCAAGTCTATCCGCTTTGACTTGGTTTTTGACGGGGAAGGCGGCGATGAGGATACCTATACCGTGACCTACGAAAATGCTAAGTGGCAAAAGGAGAAAAGCAAGCCAAAGCAAGAGAAAAAGAAGGAGCAATAG